A part of Camelus ferus isolate YT-003-E chromosome 6, BCGSAC_Cfer_1.0, whole genome shotgun sequence genomic DNA contains:
- the SIX4 gene encoding homeobox protein SIX4 isoform X2, producing MIASAADIKQENGMESASEGQEAPREVAGGAAAGLSPPAPAPFPLESGDAAAAAARVSGEEGAVAAAPAAGAAADQVQLHSELLGRHHHAAAAAAAAQTPLAFSPDHVACVCEALQQGGNLDRLARFLWSLPQSDLLRGNESLLKARALVAFHQGIYPELYSILESHSFESANHPLLQQLWYKARYTEAERARGRPLGAVDKYRLRRKFPLPRTIWDGEETVYCFKEKSRNALKELYKQNRYPSPAEKRHLAKITGLSLTQVSNWFKNRRQRDRNPSETQSKSESDGNPSTEDESSKGHEDLSPHPLSGSSDGVTNLSLSSNMEPIYMQQIGNAKISLSSSGVLLNGSLVPASTSPVFLNGNSFIQGPNGVILNGLSVGNTQTVSLSPPKMASNIVSNGISMTDILGSTSQDVKEFKVLQSSSANSAATTSYSPSAPVSFPGLIPSTEVKREGIQTVASQDGGSVVTFTTPVQINQYGIVQIPSSGANSQFLNGSIGFSPLQLPPVSVAASQGNISVNSSTSDGSTFTSESTTVQQGKVFLSSLAPSAVVYTVPNSGQTIGSVKQEGLERSLVFSQLMPVNQNAQVNANLSSETISGSGLHPLSSSLVNVSPTQNFSLTPPTLLNPTELNSDIAGSQPMSAPVASKSTVTSVSNTNYATLQNCSLITGQDLLSVPMTQAALGEIVPTAEDQVGHPSPTVHQDFVREHHLVMQSVANIKENFLTNSENKATRNLMMLDSKSKYVLEGMVETVCEDLETDKKELAKLQTVQLDEDMQDL from the exons ATG ATTGCAAGTGCGGCGGACATCAAGCAGGAGAATGGGATGGAAAGCGCCTCGGAAGGGCAGGAGGCGCCCCGAGAAGTGGCGGGGGGCGCGGCGGCGGGGCTGAGCCCCCCGGctccagcccctttccccctggAGTCGGGGGACGCCGCGGCTGCCGCTGCCAGGGTGAGCggagaggaaggggcagtggCGGCAGCACCGGCGGCCGGAGCGGCGGCGGATCAGGTACAACTCCACTCGGAACTTCTGGGCAGGCACCACcacgccgcggccgccgccgccgccgcgcagACCCCACTGGCCTTCTCGCCCGACCATGTCGCCTGCGTGTGCGAGGCGCTGCAGCAGGGGGGCAACCTGGACCGCCTGGCCCGGTTCCTGTGGTCCCTGCCCCAGAGCGACCTGCTACGTGGCAACGAGAGCCTGCTGAAGGCGCGGGCGCTGGTGGCTTTCCACCAGGGCATCTACCCTGAGCTCTACAGCATCCTCGAGAGCCACAGCTTCGAATCGGCCAACCACCCGCTGCTGCAGCAGCTCTGGTACAAGGCGCGCTACACCGAGGCCGAGCGAGCCCGCGGCCGGCCGCTGGGCGCCGTGGACAAGTACCGGCTGCGCAGGAAATTCCCCCTGCCCCGCACCATCTGGGACGGCGAGGAGACGGTGTATTGTTTCAAGGAGAAGTCGCGCAACGCGCTCAAGGAGCTCTATAAGCAGAATCGCTACCCTTCGCCCGCCGAGAAGCGGCACCTGGCCAAGATCACCGGCCTCTCCCTCACCCAGGTCAGCAACTGGTTCAAGAACCGCCGGCAGCGCGATCGGAACCCCTCTGAGACCCAGTCCAAAAG TGAGTCAGATGGCAATCCTAGCACTGAAGATGAATCCAGCAAGGGTCATGAAGATTTGTCTCCTCATCCACTCTCCGGTTCATCTGATGGTGTCACCAACCTCAGCCTTTCCAGTAACATGGAGCCAATATATATGCAACAAATTGGAAATGCTAAAATATCATTAAGCTCTTCTGGAGTTTTGTTGAACGGAAGTTTGGTACCTGCAAGTACTTCACCTGTCTTCCTTAATGGTAATTCTTTCATTCAGGGACCCAATGGAGTTATCCTTAATGGATTAAGTGTGGGAAACACACAGACAGTGTCACTGAGCCCACCAAAAATGGCATCAAACATTGTGAGCAATGGTATATCCATGACTGACATACTGGGGTCTACCTCCCAGGATGTGAAGGAATTCAAAGTTCTCCAGAGTTCTTCAGCTAACTCAGCAGCCACCACCTCCTACAGCCCCAGTGCTCCAGTGTCCTTCCCAGGGCTGATACCCAGCACTGAGGTGAAAAGAGAAGGTATTCAAACAGTGGCTTCCCAGGATGGAGGCTCTGTAGTGACTTTTACCACACCAGTGCAAATTAACCAGTATGGCATCGTCCAGATCCCCAGTTCCGGAGCAAACAGCCAATTCCTTAATGGGAGCATTGGATTCTCTCCACTGCAACTGCCTCCTGTTTCAGTGGCAGCTTCACAAG gtaaTATTTCAGTAAATTCAAGCACTTCAGATGGGAGCACATTTACAAGTGAGTCCACCACAGTCCAGCAAGGAAAGGTTTTCTTGAGCTCTCTTGCTCCCAGTGCAGTGGTATACACTGTTCCTAATTCAGGCCAGACTATAGGATCTGTTAAACAGGAGGGCTTGGAGAGGAGCCTGGTATTTTCTCAGTTGATGCCTGTCAATCAGAATGCACAAGTAAATGCAAACCTGTCTTCTGAAACTATCTCGGGGAGTGGCCTACACCCACTGTCCTCCTCATTAGTTAATGTATCCCCAACTCAGAATTTTTCCCTGACTCCCCCTACTCTACTAAATCCCACTGAGCTAAACTCTGACATTGCTGGTAGCCAGCCAATGTCTGCACCTGTGGCAAGCAAATCTACTGTGACATCTGTCAGCAACACTAACTATGCAACTCTTCAGAACTGCTCCCTTATTACTGGTCAAGATCTATTATCAGTCCCCATGACCCAGGCTGCCCTTGGGGAAATAGTTCCCACAGCCGAAGACCAGGTGGGTCACCCATCCCCCACAGTACACCAGGATTTTGTCAGAGAACATCATTTGGTTATGCAATCAGTAGCTAACATAAAAGAGAATTTCTTAACAAATTCTGAGAACAAAGCAACAAGAAACTTAATGATGCTGGACTCCAAATCCAAGTATGTCCTAGAGGGCATGGTCGAGACTGTCTGTGAAGACctggaaacagacaaaaaagagcTTGCCAAGCTCCAGACTGTCCAATTGGATGAAGATATGCAAGATTTGTAA
- the SIX4 gene encoding homeobox protein SIX4 isoform X1 produces MSSSSPTGQIASAADIKQENGMESASEGQEAPREVAGGAAAGLSPPAPAPFPLESGDAAAAAARVSGEEGAVAAAPAAGAAADQVQLHSELLGRHHHAAAAAAAAQTPLAFSPDHVACVCEALQQGGNLDRLARFLWSLPQSDLLRGNESLLKARALVAFHQGIYPELYSILESHSFESANHPLLQQLWYKARYTEAERARGRPLGAVDKYRLRRKFPLPRTIWDGEETVYCFKEKSRNALKELYKQNRYPSPAEKRHLAKITGLSLTQVSNWFKNRRQRDRNPSETQSKSESDGNPSTEDESSKGHEDLSPHPLSGSSDGVTNLSLSSNMEPIYMQQIGNAKISLSSSGVLLNGSLVPASTSPVFLNGNSFIQGPNGVILNGLSVGNTQTVSLSPPKMASNIVSNGISMTDILGSTSQDVKEFKVLQSSSANSAATTSYSPSAPVSFPGLIPSTEVKREGIQTVASQDGGSVVTFTTPVQINQYGIVQIPSSGANSQFLNGSIGFSPLQLPPVSVAASQGNISVNSSTSDGSTFTSESTTVQQGKVFLSSLAPSAVVYTVPNSGQTIGSVKQEGLERSLVFSQLMPVNQNAQVNANLSSETISGSGLHPLSSSLVNVSPTQNFSLTPPTLLNPTELNSDIAGSQPMSAPVASKSTVTSVSNTNYATLQNCSLITGQDLLSVPMTQAALGEIVPTAEDQVGHPSPTVHQDFVREHHLVMQSVANIKENFLTNSENKATRNLMMLDSKSKYVLEGMVETVCEDLETDKKELAKLQTVQLDEDMQDL; encoded by the exons atgtcctcttcctcccccaccgGGCAGATTGCAAGTGCGGCGGACATCAAGCAGGAGAATGGGATGGAAAGCGCCTCGGAAGGGCAGGAGGCGCCCCGAGAAGTGGCGGGGGGCGCGGCGGCGGGGCTGAGCCCCCCGGctccagcccctttccccctggAGTCGGGGGACGCCGCGGCTGCCGCTGCCAGGGTGAGCggagaggaaggggcagtggCGGCAGCACCGGCGGCCGGAGCGGCGGCGGATCAGGTACAACTCCACTCGGAACTTCTGGGCAGGCACCACcacgccgcggccgccgccgccgccgcgcagACCCCACTGGCCTTCTCGCCCGACCATGTCGCCTGCGTGTGCGAGGCGCTGCAGCAGGGGGGCAACCTGGACCGCCTGGCCCGGTTCCTGTGGTCCCTGCCCCAGAGCGACCTGCTACGTGGCAACGAGAGCCTGCTGAAGGCGCGGGCGCTGGTGGCTTTCCACCAGGGCATCTACCCTGAGCTCTACAGCATCCTCGAGAGCCACAGCTTCGAATCGGCCAACCACCCGCTGCTGCAGCAGCTCTGGTACAAGGCGCGCTACACCGAGGCCGAGCGAGCCCGCGGCCGGCCGCTGGGCGCCGTGGACAAGTACCGGCTGCGCAGGAAATTCCCCCTGCCCCGCACCATCTGGGACGGCGAGGAGACGGTGTATTGTTTCAAGGAGAAGTCGCGCAACGCGCTCAAGGAGCTCTATAAGCAGAATCGCTACCCTTCGCCCGCCGAGAAGCGGCACCTGGCCAAGATCACCGGCCTCTCCCTCACCCAGGTCAGCAACTGGTTCAAGAACCGCCGGCAGCGCGATCGGAACCCCTCTGAGACCCAGTCCAAAAG TGAGTCAGATGGCAATCCTAGCACTGAAGATGAATCCAGCAAGGGTCATGAAGATTTGTCTCCTCATCCACTCTCCGGTTCATCTGATGGTGTCACCAACCTCAGCCTTTCCAGTAACATGGAGCCAATATATATGCAACAAATTGGAAATGCTAAAATATCATTAAGCTCTTCTGGAGTTTTGTTGAACGGAAGTTTGGTACCTGCAAGTACTTCACCTGTCTTCCTTAATGGTAATTCTTTCATTCAGGGACCCAATGGAGTTATCCTTAATGGATTAAGTGTGGGAAACACACAGACAGTGTCACTGAGCCCACCAAAAATGGCATCAAACATTGTGAGCAATGGTATATCCATGACTGACATACTGGGGTCTACCTCCCAGGATGTGAAGGAATTCAAAGTTCTCCAGAGTTCTTCAGCTAACTCAGCAGCCACCACCTCCTACAGCCCCAGTGCTCCAGTGTCCTTCCCAGGGCTGATACCCAGCACTGAGGTGAAAAGAGAAGGTATTCAAACAGTGGCTTCCCAGGATGGAGGCTCTGTAGTGACTTTTACCACACCAGTGCAAATTAACCAGTATGGCATCGTCCAGATCCCCAGTTCCGGAGCAAACAGCCAATTCCTTAATGGGAGCATTGGATTCTCTCCACTGCAACTGCCTCCTGTTTCAGTGGCAGCTTCACAAG gtaaTATTTCAGTAAATTCAAGCACTTCAGATGGGAGCACATTTACAAGTGAGTCCACCACAGTCCAGCAAGGAAAGGTTTTCTTGAGCTCTCTTGCTCCCAGTGCAGTGGTATACACTGTTCCTAATTCAGGCCAGACTATAGGATCTGTTAAACAGGAGGGCTTGGAGAGGAGCCTGGTATTTTCTCAGTTGATGCCTGTCAATCAGAATGCACAAGTAAATGCAAACCTGTCTTCTGAAACTATCTCGGGGAGTGGCCTACACCCACTGTCCTCCTCATTAGTTAATGTATCCCCAACTCAGAATTTTTCCCTGACTCCCCCTACTCTACTAAATCCCACTGAGCTAAACTCTGACATTGCTGGTAGCCAGCCAATGTCTGCACCTGTGGCAAGCAAATCTACTGTGACATCTGTCAGCAACACTAACTATGCAACTCTTCAGAACTGCTCCCTTATTACTGGTCAAGATCTATTATCAGTCCCCATGACCCAGGCTGCCCTTGGGGAAATAGTTCCCACAGCCGAAGACCAGGTGGGTCACCCATCCCCCACAGTACACCAGGATTTTGTCAGAGAACATCATTTGGTTATGCAATCAGTAGCTAACATAAAAGAGAATTTCTTAACAAATTCTGAGAACAAAGCAACAAGAAACTTAATGATGCTGGACTCCAAATCCAAGTATGTCCTAGAGGGCATGGTCGAGACTGTCTGTGAAGACctggaaacagacaaaaaagagcTTGCCAAGCTCCAGACTGTCCAATTGGATGAAGATATGCAAGATTTGTAA